A genomic stretch from Achromobacter spanius includes:
- a CDS encoding CTP synthase, with translation MTKYVFVTGGVVSSLGKGIAAASLAAILESRGLQVTMLKLDPYINVDPGTMSPFQHGEVFVTEDGAETDLDLGHYERFISARMHKVNNFTTGQIYESVLRKERRGDYLGKTVQVIPHITNEIQDFIARGAEAGWNGNTDVAIVEIGGTVGDIESLPFLEAARQMSLRMGRNNAAFVHLTLVPFIASAGELKTKPTQHSVQKLREIGIYPNALLCRADRPIPDDERAKISMFSNVPLDAVISVWDADSIYKIPAMLHKQGVDNIVCEALGLTPPPADLSMWDNLVEALEHPQHQLTIGMVGKYVDLTESYKSLTEALVHAGIHTRSKINIEYIDSEDIETRGTDQLKHLDAILVPGGFGKRGTEGKIAAIRFARENGVPYLGICLGMQLAVIEFARHVAGLGGANSTEFDPSAPHPVVALITEWMDREGKVEKRDNSSDLGGTMRKGAQRVPIKPGTRAQTIYGDEVNERHRHRYEVNNVYVPRLEEAGMVISARTPTENLPEMMELPDHPWFVGVQFHPEFTSTPRDGHPLFSSYIRAAIEQKSRRGQGA, from the coding sequence ATGACCAAATACGTATTTGTCACCGGCGGAGTGGTGTCTTCCCTGGGCAAGGGCATCGCCGCTGCGTCGCTCGCCGCCATCCTCGAGTCGCGTGGTTTGCAGGTCACCATGCTGAAGCTCGACCCGTACATCAACGTCGATCCGGGCACGATGAGCCCCTTCCAGCACGGTGAAGTGTTCGTCACCGAAGACGGCGCCGAAACCGATCTGGACCTGGGCCACTACGAGCGTTTCATTTCCGCTCGCATGCACAAGGTGAACAACTTCACCACCGGCCAGATCTACGAATCGGTGCTGCGCAAGGAACGGCGTGGCGACTACCTGGGCAAGACTGTCCAGGTCATTCCGCACATCACCAACGAAATCCAGGACTTCATCGCCCGTGGCGCTGAAGCCGGCTGGAACGGCAACACGGACGTCGCCATCGTCGAAATCGGCGGCACCGTGGGCGACATCGAGTCCCTGCCTTTCCTGGAAGCCGCTCGCCAGATGAGCCTGCGCATGGGCCGCAACAACGCGGCCTTCGTGCATCTGACCCTGGTGCCGTTTATCGCCTCCGCAGGCGAACTGAAAACCAAGCCCACGCAGCATTCGGTCCAGAAGTTGCGCGAAATCGGTATCTATCCGAACGCGCTCTTGTGCCGCGCCGACCGTCCCATTCCGGACGACGAGCGCGCCAAGATCTCGATGTTCTCGAACGTGCCGCTGGACGCCGTCATTTCCGTTTGGGATGCCGACTCCATCTACAAGATTCCCGCCATGCTGCACAAGCAAGGCGTGGACAACATCGTCTGCGAAGCGCTGGGTCTGACCCCGCCGCCGGCCGATCTGTCCATGTGGGACAACCTGGTCGAAGCGCTGGAGCACCCGCAGCACCAACTGACGATCGGCATGGTCGGCAAGTATGTCGACCTGACCGAATCGTACAAGTCGCTGACGGAAGCCCTGGTCCACGCCGGCATCCACACGCGCTCGAAGATCAACATCGAATACATCGATTCGGAAGACATCGAAACCCGCGGCACCGACCAACTGAAGCATCTGGACGCCATTCTGGTGCCGGGCGGCTTCGGCAAGCGTGGCACCGAGGGCAAGATCGCCGCCATCCGCTTTGCCCGTGAAAACGGCGTGCCCTACCTGGGCATCTGCCTGGGCATGCAATTGGCCGTGATCGAGTTCGCGCGCCATGTCGCCGGCCTGGGCGGCGCCAACAGCACGGAATTCGATCCGTCGGCGCCCCACCCGGTGGTGGCATTGATCACCGAATGGATGGACCGCGAAGGCAAGGTTGAAAAGCGCGACAACTCGTCCGACCTGGGCGGCACCATGCGCAAGGGCGCGCAGCGCGTGCCGATCAAGCCGGGCACCCGCGCGCAGACCATCTACGGCGACGAAGTGAACGAGCGTCACCGTCACCGCTACGAGGTCAACAACGTCTACGTGCCGCGCCTGGAAGAGGCCGGCATGGTGATCAGCGCCCGCACGCCGACCGAAAACCTGCCGGAAATGATGGAATTGCCCGATCACCCGTGGTTCGTGGGTGTGCAGTTCCACCCGGAGTTCACGTCCACCCCGCGTGATGGCCACCCGTTGTTCTCCAGCTATATCCGCGCCGCCATCGAGCAGAAGTCTCGTCGCGGTCAGGGGGCGTAA
- a CDS encoding TadE/TadG family type IV pilus assembly protein: protein MTAFFFAPRQRGAAAIEFAVAGAMVLLLGVEAARWQAVRHMVHVALMEAARAGATAHGNPIPMRDAFLQGLLPLHASVLGKAGALRQLTREQAERVASADLTPWRIEVLRPNARAFREHGRAGLNVPGAPGRRAIDNEYQDLQHARRPPRPGGPSVFEANTLALRLTYLHKPWFAPVRAVLATLGRNDASYAGVARQHGLLPIQIELEMEMHSHPVDWTGSGRYPAEIVAGACRNARCQ from the coding sequence ATGACCGCCTTTTTCTTTGCGCCACGTCAGCGGGGCGCCGCCGCCATCGAATTCGCCGTGGCTGGCGCCATGGTGTTACTGCTGGGCGTGGAAGCCGCACGCTGGCAGGCCGTACGCCACATGGTGCACGTGGCGCTGATGGAGGCGGCGCGCGCGGGTGCGACCGCCCACGGCAACCCCATCCCCATGCGCGATGCCTTCCTCCAAGGGCTGCTGCCCCTGCATGCCAGCGTCCTCGGTAAAGCAGGCGCCTTGCGGCAATTGACGCGCGAACAAGCCGAACGCGTTGCATCCGCAGACCTGACGCCATGGCGCATTGAAGTGCTGCGGCCCAACGCCCGCGCCTTCCGCGAACACGGCCGTGCCGGGCTGAACGTGCCCGGGGCACCCGGCCGGCGCGCCATCGACAATGAATACCAAGATCTGCAACACGCGCGCAGGCCCCCACGCCCTGGTGGCCCCAGCGTTTTTGAGGCCAACACCTTGGCGCTGCGCCTGACCTATCTGCACAAGCCGTGGTTTGCGCCCGTGCGCGCCGTCTTGGCAACGCTGGGCCGCAACGATGCCAGCTACGCGGGCGTGGCCCGCCAGCATGGCTTGCTGCCGATTCAGATTGAACTGGAAATGGAAATGCACTCACATCCCGTCGATTGGACAGGAAGCGGGCGATACCCCGCGGAGATTGTGGCGGGCGCATGCCGCAACGCCCGCTGCCAATGA
- a CDS encoding UDP-2,3-diacylglucosamine diphosphatase: MTTAHMEATVNEIRPAHWRALWISDIHLGTAGCKAEFLLDFLDHNDSDTLYLVGDIVDGWQLRKHWHWPRAHNDVIQRILRKARNGTRVVFIPGNHDEFAREFAGYAFGDIEILDEDVHVTAKGLRLLVLHGDQFDGVIQHSRWLAHLGDGLYQLALWINHHFNRLRHRLGLHYWSLSQYLKHKVKNAVSFITDFEEALAGEARRRGLDGVVCGHIHKAELRDVNGILYCNDGDWVESLSALAETHEGQLQLLDWAAIQAERQTDPSARPPRSLSLPALPSALRRQGKHP; this comes from the coding sequence ATGACGACAGCCCACATGGAAGCGACCGTGAACGAAATCCGCCCCGCACACTGGCGTGCCCTCTGGATTTCCGACATTCACCTGGGCACTGCCGGGTGCAAGGCGGAATTCCTGCTCGATTTCCTGGATCACAACGACTCGGACACCCTGTACCTGGTGGGCGACATCGTGGACGGCTGGCAACTGCGCAAGCACTGGCACTGGCCACGCGCGCACAACGACGTCATCCAGCGCATCTTGCGCAAAGCCCGCAACGGCACTCGGGTGGTGTTCATCCCCGGCAACCATGACGAATTCGCGCGTGAATTCGCGGGTTACGCATTTGGCGACATTGAAATCCTGGACGAAGACGTCCACGTCACGGCCAAAGGATTGCGCCTGCTGGTGCTGCACGGCGACCAGTTCGACGGCGTGATCCAGCACAGCCGCTGGCTGGCGCATCTGGGCGACGGCCTCTACCAACTGGCCTTGTGGATCAACCACCATTTCAACCGGCTGCGCCACCGACTGGGCCTGCACTACTGGTCGCTGTCGCAGTATCTGAAGCACAAGGTCAAGAACGCGGTGTCCTTCATCACGGATTTTGAAGAGGCGCTGGCGGGCGAGGCGCGCCGGCGCGGGCTGGACGGTGTCGTGTGCGGACACATCCACAAGGCCGAACTGCGCGATGTGAACGGCATTCTGTATTGCAATGACGGCGACTGGGTGGAAAGCCTGTCGGCTCTGGCGGAAACCCACGAGGGCCAGTTGCAACTGCTGGACTGGGCCGCCATCCAGGCCGAACGTCAAACGGACCCCTCTGCCCGCCCTCCGCGTTCGCTGTCGCTTCCTGCGCTGCCGTCAGCCCTGCGCCGCCAAGGCAAACATCCGTGA
- a CDS encoding RDD family protein, giving the protein MTTDAYLDQTPNRLRRFACMMYEAVLLFGVVFLAGYLLDTLTQSKNALELRPTRQAWLFVAIGAYFVLCWRRRGQTLPMKTWNIRLVDRDGNTPKMPRLILRYVLVWPLVLAGAAVVWGAASLTGWPSVDMFIVAAPFTIFIWSWFDPEGQFLHDRLLGTRLRNAPGRQKTQ; this is encoded by the coding sequence ATGACGACCGACGCTTACCTCGACCAGACTCCCAATCGGCTGCGCCGATTCGCCTGCATGATGTATGAAGCCGTGCTGCTCTTCGGCGTCGTGTTTCTGGCCGGCTACCTGCTGGACACACTGACCCAAAGCAAGAACGCGCTGGAGCTGCGTCCGACCCGCCAAGCGTGGTTGTTCGTCGCCATTGGTGCCTACTTCGTGCTGTGCTGGCGCCGCCGTGGGCAGACGCTGCCCATGAAAACCTGGAACATCAGGCTGGTGGACCGGGACGGCAACACCCCGAAAATGCCGCGCCTGATTCTGCGCTACGTCCTGGTCTGGCCACTGGTGCTGGCTGGCGCGGCCGTGGTGTGGGGCGCCGCCAGCCTGACCGGCTGGCCGTCGGTGGACATGTTCATCGTCGCCGCACCGTTCACGATCTTTATCTGGTCCTGGTTCGATCCCGAGGGCCAGTTCCTGCACGACCGGCTGCTTGGTACGCGGCTGCGCAACGCGCCTGGACGTCAGAAGACGCAATAG
- a CDS encoding gamma carbonic anhydrase family protein, with product MPIYQLDDLIPHIDPAAYVADSADIIGNVTLEAGVSIWSHVSIRGDNDAILIRSGTNIQESSVLHVDSGCPMTIGPNVTVGHQAMLHGCTIHEGALVGMQAIVLNNAVIGRNCLIGAGAIIPEGRVIPDNSLVIGIGKVVRELSEEEIANLHHNTAHYVARGQHYKTALKRLA from the coding sequence ATGCCGATTTACCAGCTTGACGACCTGATTCCCCACATTGACCCTGCCGCCTATGTCGCCGACAGTGCCGACATCATCGGCAACGTCACGTTGGAAGCCGGCGTCAGCATCTGGTCGCACGTATCGATCCGGGGCGACAACGACGCCATCCTGATCCGGAGTGGCACCAATATCCAGGAATCCAGCGTCCTGCACGTGGATAGCGGCTGTCCCATGACGATCGGCCCTAACGTCACCGTGGGCCATCAAGCCATGCTGCATGGCTGCACCATCCACGAAGGCGCGCTGGTGGGCATGCAGGCCATCGTGCTGAACAACGCCGTGATTGGCCGGAATTGCCTGATCGGCGCAGGCGCGATCATCCCCGAAGGCCGGGTCATTCCAGACAACTCGCTGGTGATCGGAATCGGCAAAGTGGTGCGCGAACTCTCGGAAGAAGAAATCGCCAATTTGCACCACAACACCGCCCATTACGTGGCGCGCGGCCAACACTACAAGACGGCGCTCAAACGCCTGGCCTGA
- a CDS encoding THUMP domain-containing class I SAM-dependent RNA methyltransferase codes for MAPATPAGRFYDPFEDDGPAPDFRAEATEHTPEPEFTEARNDYQHASPDDHQDRAPRVETRSRRPRETHQAEVFTVFAPCPQGLEEALTAEMQALGYDDAQAGRAGCSFTADWAGVQRANLYSRLATRILVQVAHAEISHEDDILDLARDTPWERWFGAEQTLRVDTSAIKSPVQSLQYCNLRAKDGICDRLRELEGERPSIDTVRPDARVHLFLTGHTATLYLDTSGESLFKRGWRLDKGEAPLRENLAAGMLALAGWDPAAPLLDPFCGSGTILIEAAWIALGVPPGISRPFGFERLRDHDAYRWRDLKDDARSRILPQLDAPLVGYDLDPQAIEFAQNNAERAWLTADSIRFEVGDARQITAPADHGWIVTNPPYGERMLTEQDADLWRDWAACLKRNFAGWQLHVITSDMTLPNQMRLKPKRRVPLYNGALDCRLFGFELVAAGYRDV; via the coding sequence ATTGCGCCAGCCACGCCGGCGGGCCGCTTCTACGACCCGTTTGAAGATGACGGCCCCGCTCCCGATTTTCGAGCCGAAGCGACCGAGCACACCCCGGAACCGGAATTCACCGAGGCACGCAACGATTACCAGCACGCGTCGCCGGACGACCATCAAGACCGCGCACCGCGCGTCGAAACCCGCAGCCGCCGCCCGCGCGAAACCCACCAGGCGGAAGTGTTCACGGTGTTTGCCCCCTGCCCGCAAGGCCTGGAAGAAGCCCTGACCGCCGAAATGCAGGCGCTGGGCTACGACGATGCCCAGGCCGGCCGAGCCGGTTGCTCGTTCACGGCCGACTGGGCTGGAGTGCAGCGCGCCAACTTGTATTCGCGCCTGGCCACCCGCATTCTGGTGCAGGTGGCGCACGCCGAAATCTCGCATGAAGACGATATCCTCGACCTGGCCCGCGACACCCCCTGGGAACGCTGGTTCGGCGCCGAACAGACGCTGCGCGTGGACACCTCGGCCATCAAGAGCCCGGTGCAGAGCTTGCAGTACTGCAACCTGCGCGCCAAGGATGGCATCTGCGACCGCCTGCGCGAACTGGAAGGCGAACGCCCCAGCATCGATACGGTGCGCCCGGACGCGCGCGTCCACCTGTTCCTGACGGGCCATACGGCCACGCTGTATCTGGACACGTCGGGCGAATCGCTGTTCAAGCGCGGCTGGCGCCTGGACAAGGGCGAGGCGCCGCTGCGCGAAAACCTGGCGGCCGGCATGCTGGCCCTGGCCGGCTGGGACCCCGCCGCGCCACTGCTGGACCCGTTCTGCGGGTCGGGCACCATTTTGATCGAAGCGGCCTGGATTGCGCTTGGCGTGCCTCCCGGCATTTCGCGTCCGTTCGGTTTTGAACGTCTGCGCGACCACGACGCCTACCGCTGGCGCGACCTGAAGGACGATGCCCGTTCACGCATCCTGCCCCAATTGGACGCGCCGCTGGTCGGCTACGACCTGGATCCGCAAGCCATTGAATTCGCTCAGAACAACGCCGAGCGCGCCTGGCTGACGGCCGACTCGATCCGCTTTGAAGTCGGCGATGCCCGCCAGATAACGGCGCCCGCCGACCACGGCTGGATCGTCACCAACCCGCCCTATGGCGAGCGCATGCTGACCGAGCAAGACGCCGACTTGTGGCGCGACTGGGCCGCCTGCCTGAAACGTAATTTCGCGGGCTGGCAGTTGCATGTCATCACCAGCGACATGACGTTGCCCAACCAGATGCGCTTGAAGCCCAAGCGCCGCGTACCGCTGTACAACGGTGCGCTGGACTGCCGCCTCTTCGGCTTCGAGCTGGTTGCCGCCGGCTACCGCGACGTCTGA
- the eno gene encoding phosphopyruvate hydratase has product MSAIVDIIGREILDSRGNPTVECDVLLESGAMGRAAVPSGASTGAREAIELRDGDKGRYLGKGVLRAVENLNTEISEALMGLDAQEQTFVDRTLIELDGTDSKERLGANAILAASMAVARAAADESGLSLYRYFGGSGPMSMPVPMMNVINGGAHANNTLDLQELMILPVGAGSFREALRWGAEVFHMLKKLIHGQGMSTAVGDEGGFAPNVPSHEAAIQLILKAITEAGYEPGTQIALGLDCASSEFYRDGKYTLAGEGGISLSSQEFTNLLATWCDKYPIISIEDGMAENDWDGWKLLTDQLGKKVQLVGDDLFVTNTKILREGIQKGVANSILIKINQIGTLTETFAAIEMAKRAGYTAVVSHRSGETEDSTIADIAVATNAMQIKTGSLSRSDRMAKYNQLLRIEEELAEVASYPGLEAFYNLR; this is encoded by the coding sequence ATGAGTGCAATCGTCGATATCATCGGCCGCGAGATTCTGGATTCGCGCGGCAACCCCACCGTGGAATGCGATGTGCTGCTGGAGTCCGGCGCCATGGGCCGCGCGGCCGTGCCGTCCGGCGCATCCACCGGCGCCCGCGAAGCCATCGAACTGCGTGACGGCGACAAGGGCCGTTATCTGGGCAAGGGCGTGCTGCGCGCCGTTGAAAATCTGAACACCGAGATCTCCGAAGCCTTGATGGGCCTGGACGCCCAGGAACAGACCTTCGTCGATCGCACCTTGATCGAGCTGGACGGCACGGATTCCAAGGAACGCCTGGGCGCCAACGCCATCCTGGCTGCCAGCATGGCCGTGGCCCGCGCCGCCGCCGACGAATCCGGCCTGTCGCTGTACCGTTACTTCGGCGGCAGCGGCCCCATGAGCATGCCCGTGCCGATGATGAACGTCATCAACGGCGGCGCGCACGCCAACAACACGCTCGACCTGCAAGAACTGATGATCCTGCCGGTAGGCGCGGGCAGCTTCCGCGAAGCCCTGCGCTGGGGCGCTGAAGTCTTCCACATGCTGAAGAAGCTGATTCACGGCCAGGGCATGTCCACGGCTGTGGGTGACGAAGGCGGTTTTGCGCCCAACGTGCCCAGCCATGAAGCCGCCATCCAACTGATCCTGAAGGCCATCACCGAAGCCGGCTACGAGCCGGGCACGCAGATCGCCCTGGGCCTGGATTGCGCCAGCTCGGAGTTCTACCGCGACGGCAAGTACACGCTGGCCGGCGAAGGCGGCATCTCGCTGTCCTCGCAGGAATTCACCAACCTGCTGGCTACCTGGTGCGACAAGTACCCGATCATCTCCATCGAAGACGGCATGGCCGAAAACGACTGGGACGGCTGGAAGCTGTTGACCGACCAGTTGGGCAAGAAGGTGCAATTGGTGGGCGACGACCTGTTCGTCACCAACACCAAGATCCTGCGTGAAGGCATCCAGAAGGGCGTCGCCAACTCGATCCTGATCAAGATCAACCAGATCGGCACGCTGACCGAAACCTTCGCCGCCATCGAAATGGCCAAGCGCGCCGGCTATACCGCCGTCGTGTCGCACCGCTCTGGCGAAACCGAAGATTCCACCATCGCCGACATCGCCGTGGCGACCAACGCCATGCAGATCAAGACGGGTTCGTTGTCCCGTTCGGATCGCATGGCCAAGTACAACCAGCTCTTGCGCATTGAAGAAGAGCTGGCCGAAGTGGCCTCGTATCCTGGCCTGGAAGCTTTCTACAACCTGCGTTGA
- the hslO gene encoding Hsp33 family molecular chaperone HslO has protein sequence MTDQLKKYLTEDRSVRIQAVRLDATWKAVQANHDYPPAITHLLGELVAASTLLAANIKFDGSLVLQIQGDGPIALLVVECRSDLSLRATVKVREGHEVPADGTMQSLLNPGGNGRFIVVLDPQRKLPGQQTYQGIVPLEGDTVAQALQHYMKASEQLDTRLWLAADADHAAGMLVQRLPFHGGTDAPLLTEQTAADTWDRVVALASTLKRDEVLEADIDTLIHRLFWEDTLLAFDPVAVRWHCPCTRERVASMLRSLGEEEVNSVLAERGQVDVSCDFCGKPYKFDAVDCATLFSPNQPPADDAPPTVH, from the coding sequence ATGACCGATCAGCTGAAAAAATACCTTACCGAAGACCGCAGCGTCCGCATCCAGGCCGTGCGCCTGGACGCGACCTGGAAGGCCGTTCAGGCCAACCATGACTATCCGCCCGCCATTACCCACCTGCTGGGCGAACTGGTCGCCGCGTCCACCCTGCTTGCCGCCAACATCAAGTTTGATGGTTCGCTGGTGCTACAGATCCAGGGCGATGGCCCCATCGCGTTGCTGGTGGTGGAATGCCGTTCCGACTTGAGCCTGCGCGCCACCGTCAAGGTGCGCGAAGGCCACGAAGTGCCGGCCGACGGCACCATGCAAAGCCTGCTCAACCCGGGCGGCAACGGCCGCTTCATCGTGGTACTGGACCCGCAGCGCAAGCTGCCCGGCCAGCAAACCTACCAGGGCATCGTCCCGCTGGAAGGCGACACGGTGGCGCAGGCGTTACAGCACTACATGAAGGCTTCCGAACAGCTCGACACGCGCTTGTGGCTGGCTGCCGACGCCGATCATGCCGCGGGCATGCTCGTGCAGCGCCTGCCTTTCCACGGCGGCACCGATGCACCGCTGTTGACCGAGCAGACGGCGGCCGACACCTGGGATCGCGTCGTGGCATTGGCCAGCACGCTCAAGCGCGACGAAGTGCTGGAAGCCGACATCGACACGCTGATCCATCGCCTGTTCTGGGAAGACACCCTGTTGGCATTTGACCCGGTGGCCGTGCGCTGGCATTGCCCCTGCACGCGCGAACGCGTGGCCAGCATGCTGCGTTCGCTGGGCGAAGAGGAAGTCAACAGCGTCCTGGCCGAGCGCGGCCAGGTGGATGTGTCCTGCGACTTCTGCGGCAAGCCGTACAAGTTCGACGCCGTCGACTGCGCCACGCTGTTCTCCCCCAACCAACCCCCGGCCGACGACGCGCCTCCCACGGTGCACTGA
- the ftsB gene encoding cell division protein FtsB — translation MRLLFLVLFVLVGLIQYPLWLGKGGWFKVWDLQRQVAEQRETNEGLRARNAALEAEVRDLEGGTGAIEERARGELGMMREGEVFVQVLPQNVHPPAGGASVATGGAAKPATPARSGAAAAKPSANAAGTAPRH, via the coding sequence ATGCGCCTGTTGTTCCTGGTGCTGTTCGTGCTGGTCGGCTTGATCCAATATCCGCTGTGGCTGGGTAAGGGAGGCTGGTTCAAGGTCTGGGATCTGCAACGCCAAGTGGCCGAGCAGCGCGAGACCAACGAAGGCCTGCGCGCGCGCAATGCGGCGCTGGAAGCTGAAGTGCGCGATCTTGAAGGTGGCACTGGGGCCATAGAAGAGCGTGCGCGCGGTGAACTGGGCATGATGCGCGAAGGCGAAGTGTTCGTTCAGGTTCTACCGCAGAATGTGCACCCGCCCGCCGGTGGCGCTTCGGTGGCGACCGGCGGAGCCGCCAAGCCGGCAACGCCCGCGCGCAGCGGCGCGGCGGCCGCCAAACCATCCGCCAACGCCGCAGGCACCGCCCCACGGCACTGA
- a CDS encoding acyl-CoA synthetase — translation MNDQYQALYQSFRWLVPTQFNIAEACCHRWASSSPDARRIAIYYEDESGNREVWTYARLAEAVNQLANGLVKMGVGRGDRVGVVLGQRPETVVAHMAIYTVGGVVLPLSALFGPEALESRLRDSETRVAIVDHASSANLLAVSDNCPHLQQIIGIGFADERVLPWRSLLARQPNEFKAIPTRSSDPAILLYTSGTTGAPKGALLPHSVLIGNLPGFVASQDWFPKPADVFWSPADWAWTGGMMDALLPTLYFGHPIVGTRGRFSPERAFELMERYQVTNTFLFPTALKMMMKAVPEPRNHYKLALRSIMSAGESVGETVFGWCQSALGVTPNEMFGQTEMNYVVGNSQKRWPARAGSMGRPYPGHQVAVLNEAGQAVAPGETGEIAVNRLDIHGYPDPVMFLGYWRNEAATQAKFKGDWCLTGDLATLDADGYLWYAGRADDVFKSAGYRIGPGEIESCLIGHPAVANAAVVPKPDAERGALVKAYVVLTPEFAQRDRTDVIENLQEHVRERLAPYEYPKEIEFVDELPMTTTGKIQRRILRLREEERARAMPAPASVAPASVAPASAPASAPTAPAPTAPSLATAAEQAGAADAAPAQPAASAPSTPSAPPGPEKLSET, via the coding sequence ATGAACGACCAATATCAGGCGCTCTACCAATCATTCCGCTGGCTGGTTCCCACCCAGTTCAACATCGCGGAAGCGTGCTGCCACCGCTGGGCATCCAGTAGTCCGGATGCGCGGCGCATCGCCATCTACTACGAAGACGAATCCGGCAACCGCGAGGTCTGGACCTATGCCCGCCTGGCCGAAGCCGTCAATCAACTGGCCAACGGCCTGGTGAAGATGGGCGTGGGCCGGGGCGACCGCGTCGGTGTGGTGCTGGGGCAACGGCCGGAAACGGTTGTGGCCCACATGGCCATCTACACCGTTGGGGGGGTTGTGCTGCCCTTGTCGGCGTTGTTCGGTCCCGAGGCGCTGGAAAGCCGCCTGCGCGACTCTGAAACGCGAGTCGCCATCGTGGACCACGCCTCCAGCGCCAACCTGCTGGCGGTAAGCGACAACTGCCCCCATTTGCAGCAGATCATCGGAATCGGATTCGCGGATGAGCGTGTGCTGCCCTGGCGCAGCCTGCTGGCGCGCCAGCCCAACGAATTCAAGGCAATCCCGACCCGCTCGTCGGACCCCGCCATCCTGCTCTACACGTCCGGCACCACCGGCGCGCCCAAGGGCGCCCTGCTGCCCCATAGCGTGCTGATCGGCAACCTGCCGGGCTTCGTGGCCTCGCAAGACTGGTTTCCCAAGCCCGCCGACGTGTTCTGGTCACCCGCCGACTGGGCCTGGACCGGCGGCATGATGGACGCGCTGTTGCCCACCCTGTATTTCGGACACCCCATCGTGGGCACGCGCGGCCGCTTTTCGCCCGAGCGCGCGTTCGAGCTCATGGAGCGCTACCAGGTCACCAACACCTTTCTCTTTCCCACCGCCCTGAAGATGATGATGAAGGCGGTGCCGGAACCCCGCAACCACTACAAGCTGGCGCTGCGCTCCATCATGAGCGCGGGCGAAAGCGTGGGCGAGACGGTTTTTGGCTGGTGCCAGTCGGCCTTGGGCGTGACGCCCAACGAGATGTTCGGCCAGACAGAAATGAACTACGTGGTGGGCAATAGCCAGAAGCGCTGGCCTGCCCGCGCGGGCAGCATGGGCCGCCCGTATCCCGGCCACCAGGTGGCGGTGCTGAACGAGGCCGGGCAAGCAGTGGCGCCGGGCGAAACCGGCGAGATCGCGGTCAACCGGCTGGATATCCACGGCTATCCGGACCCGGTGATGTTCCTGGGCTACTGGCGCAATGAAGCCGCCACCCAGGCCAAGTTCAAAGGCGACTGGTGCCTGACGGGCGACCTGGCCACCCTCGATGCGGATGGCTACCTCTGGTATGCCGGCCGCGCCGACGACGTGTTCAAATCCGCCGGTTATCGCATCGGCCCAGGAGAAATCGAAAGCTGCCTGATCGGCCATCCGGCCGTGGCCAACGCTGCCGTGGTGCCCAAGCCGGACGCCGAGCGCGGTGCGCTGGTCAAGGCCTATGTCGTGCTGACGCCCGAGTTCGCCCAGCGCGACCGCACCGACGTCATCGAGAACCTGCAGGAACATGTGCGCGAGCGCCTGGCGCCCTACGAATATCCGAAGGAAATCGAGTTCGTCGACGAATTGCCGATGACCACCACCGGTAAGATCCAACGCCGCATCCTGCGCCTGCGCGAAGAAGAACGCGCGCGCGCCATGCCCGCGCCTGCGTCGGTTGCGCCCGCCTCGGTTGCGCCTGCCTCGGCCCCGGCCTCGGCTCCGACTGCGCCTGCTCCGACTGCGCCCTCCCTGGCTACGGCCGCAGAGCAAGCCGGGGCCGCGGACGCGGCACCCGCCCAGCCGGCAGCATCGGCGCCATCGACCCCATCAGCCCCGCCCGGCCCAGAAAAACTATCGGAGACCTAG
- a CDS encoding DUF1330 domain-containing protein: MSAYIIAEVTVTKPAQYEDYKRLSTLAMRAYDAKVLVRGGETKHLEGRKPGRTVVMEFPSMTAAQAFYDSWQYRRARNAREGAAVMNMFIVQGM; this comes from the coding sequence ATGAGTGCTTACATCATCGCCGAAGTCACGGTGACCAAGCCCGCGCAATACGAGGACTACAAGCGTCTGTCCACGCTCGCCATGCGCGCGTACGATGCCAAGGTCCTGGTGCGGGGCGGCGAGACCAAGCACCTTGAGGGCCGTAAGCCTGGCCGCACCGTCGTCATGGAGTTTCCGTCCATGACTGCTGCCCAGGCCTTCTACGACTCCTGGCAGTACCGCCGTGCCCGCAACGCCCGCGAGGGCGCGGCTGTCATGAATATGTTTATCGTTCAGGGAATGTAA